In Methanofastidiosum sp., the genomic stretch AAATCTTGCTTCTGTGGATACTGTTATGCAGGAGAAATCGATTGACTCGATAAAAAAGGAATTCGTCTGTTGCAACAGATTGGGCCTAGAGTTCCTAAATATTCACCCAGGCGCCCATAAGGATCAGGGTAGAGAAAAAGGCCTTGTTCAGATTTGTGAATCTCTTAACTCAATAAAAGACTATGTTGGAAATGTTACCCTACTTTTTGAAAACACTTCAGGAAGTGGCTCTGTTCTAGGGTCAACATTTGAAGAGATTAAATTTTTACTTGAAAGAACAGATTTTGAGTGTGGTGTGACCCTAGACACTTGCCATCTTTTCACTTCAGGCTACGACATATCAAATGAAGAAGCACTTGAGAATACCCTCTCAAGTTTTGACGGCATAGTCGGTCTAGAAAATCTAAAACTCATTCACCTAAACGACTCGCATGGTGAGCTCAATTCAAAGAAAGATCGTCATGAGCATATTGGTCTTGGGAAGATAGGGCCTAGTGGCTTTAAAGCTATAGTAAATCACGACTATCTAAAAAATATCCCGATGATAATGGAAACTCCAGTGAATGAAAAAAGAGGGGACAAAGAAAATATTAATTTTATTAAGGAAATGATAGAGATTTAAGGTTTCTTTGTGCCTGTAGATTCTTGGCCTTGTTTTGCTTAACCCATACATCTAGAGGGACTGCATACCTTTTTTCAATTTTTTCTCTGTGCAAGCTGTTGTAAGTGCAGAAAGGAATTACTTTTCCGCCAGGCACTGCATAGTGTATGGCGCATCTCTTTACCCTCTCAATGTCAAAGTTATAAGGATCCTGGAAATGCATGCAACCAATCAATAGTGTGTGGTAGCTGAAATCTGCTAGGGTGTCCACATCCCCCTCTTTTAATACACCCAAAAGTAGTTTCTTAATATCTAGATTCTTTGGTTTTCTCTTAAAGTCTATTAAGTGAGGCAGCTCTTTTGTTATCTTTGCAATTGCCATTGCTTTAGTTATCTTTCCGCCATCCTCTACCTTTTCGGTCAAATCGTCAAGTAATCCGAAGAATTCATCGACATCGATGAAATGTGTAATTGGGGTAATCTTTCCCGCGTCAATAAAGACATATGTGGCAACGCCACAGTGCTCGTGACATGTAAACTTTACCTGGGGTGTTTTTCTCCATGCTTCAATGAAATTTGAGAAAGAGTTGACACTTGGTGCAGAGTAAAAGTCTTCTGCTAGTATCTCTCCGTTGGTCTGCTCCTCAACAATCTTAACAAAGTCAGGTATTGTGATCCTCATTCTCTCAAGTTCTTCCTTGTCGATTCTGCCTGAGAAAGAAACAGGCTGGAAATTTATACCTCTAATAATATCAATATTCTTAATACCAAATTGGATAATATCGCTGACTTGGTCATCGTTTAGACCTTTTACTAAAGTTGGAACCAAAACAACACTTGTAAGATTAGATTTTCTAAAATTGTCCATTGCTTGAAGTTTAATTGGAAGTGCATTGAACCCTCTAGCGGCGATGTAAGGTTTTTCTGTTACGCCGTCAAATTGCAAGTATACGGTGTTAAGTCCTTTTTGCCTAAGTTCTTTACAATACTCAAGTTCCTTTGCAAGACGAATTCCATTGGTTGCAATCTGTGCAAGAGTAAATCCTAATTTTTTAGCTTCCTGAACGATTTCAGGGAGATCATCCCTAATTGTTGGCTCCCCGCCTGCAAACTGAACGACCATGCAGGGGACAGGTTTTTCGTCCCTGACCGATTTCATCATTGCAATTAGTTCTTCTTTGGAAGGTTCAAGAACATACCCTGCTGTCTGGGCGTTGGCAAAACATATGGGGCATTTCATATTGCATCTATTAGTGACATCAATATTACATAGAACTGTAGGTGTAAAGTGATCTTCACAAAGCCCACAATCGTTTGGGCAACCATTTTTTACTTTTGTGTGCGGATTTTCTAGTTTTGACCCATCGACATGAAATTTTTTTACTTTTTTAAACATTTCATAATCTGACCAATAAGTATCCTGAAAATTGCCATGCTCGGAACAGCTCTTTTTTATGAGAACTTTGCCCTTGTCCTCTACTATATCTGCATCGATGACACTAAAACACACAGGGCAAATTGATTTAGTCTTATCAATTAATTCTGACATATAATCCACCAATAAATATATAATAGGCAATCCTAAAATAATATTTAAAGGTTTTGCCTTATAATTTTTAGGGTGTCTTATAATTTTTAGTTGTATTATTATATTTTAAAATATTAAACTAAAAAAACTGAGAGTTTTATTAAAAAATAAAGCTAAAAACATATATACTTATTTTAATAATTTTACTTTTCTCATACCTGTTTCAAAAGCGTTTATATTTAAATCAAGCATTTTGGGCACGCTGTCTTTGATTGACTCCATCATGGCATCTTTTGAGATAAGATTACAGATCTCATTGAAAGCGCCGAGCATGACGATGTTTGCAACAATTTTAGTTCCAAGCTCGGATGCTATTCTTGTTGCATTTACTTCTGCAAGTTTGAAATCGCCTTCGA encodes the following:
- a CDS encoding deoxyribonuclease IV, whose amino-acid sequence is MHRLGFHVSVAQGFLKVFDNARALGANCCQIFTHSPRSWKFNLVSEDVGKLFLDMYKKNDVKPIVAHDSYLPNLASVDTVMQEKSIDSIKKEFVCCNRLGLEFLNIHPGAHKDQGREKGLVQICESLNSIKDYVGNVTLLFENTSGSGSVLGSTFEEIKFLLERTDFECGVTLDTCHLFTSGYDISNEEALENTLSSFDGIVGLENLKLIHLNDSHGELNSKKDRHEHIGLGKIGPSGFKAIVNHDYLKNIPMIMETPVNEKRGDKENINFIKEMIEI
- a CDS encoding radical SAM protein, with product MSELIDKTKSICPVCFSVIDADIVEDKGKVLIKKSCSEHGNFQDTYWSDYEMFKKVKKFHVDGSKLENPHTKVKNGCPNDCGLCEDHFTPTVLCNIDVTNRCNMKCPICFANAQTAGYVLEPSKEELIAMMKSVRDEKPVPCMVVQFAGGEPTIRDDLPEIVQEAKKLGFTLAQIATNGIRLAKELEYCKELRQKGLNTVYLQFDGVTEKPYIAARGFNALPIKLQAMDNFRKSNLTSVVLVPTLVKGLNDDQVSDIIQFGIKNIDIIRGINFQPVSFSGRIDKEELERMRITIPDFVKIVEEQTNGEILAEDFYSAPSVNSFSNFIEAWRKTPQVKFTCHEHCGVATYVFIDAGKITPITHFIDVDEFFGLLDDLTEKVEDGGKITKAMAIAKITKELPHLIDFKRKPKNLDIKKLLLGVLKEGDVDTLADFSYHTLLIGCMHFQDPYNFDIERVKRCAIHYAVPGGKVIPFCTYNSLHREKIEKRYAVPLDVWVKQNKAKNLQAQRNLKSLSFP